A single region of the Acanthopagrus latus isolate v.2019 chromosome 11, fAcaLat1.1, whole genome shotgun sequence genome encodes:
- the pak2b gene encoding serine/threonine-protein kinase PAK 2b yields MCDNGDPEDKPPAPPVRMSSTIFSTGSSKDSLSANHSSKPLPSVPEERKPRNKIISIFSGAEKGGRKKDRDKERPEISPPSDFEHTIHVGFDAVTGEFTGMPEQWARLLQTSNITKSEQKKNPQAVLDVLKFYDSTGNGRQKYLSFSSSEKDAFTPGPQSPVKKGTEPSSPNIKAIDDDDDDEAPPPVVAPRPEHTKSVYTRSVIDPIPAPSTCVDGDVASKAADRQKKKGKMSDEEIMDKLRTIVSIGDPKKKYTRYEKIGQGASGTVFTAIDVATGQEVAIKQINLQKQPKKELIINEILVMKELKNPNIVNFLDSFLMGEELFVVMEYLAGGSLTDVVTETCMDEAQIAAVCRECLQALEFLHANQVIHRDIKSDNVLLGMDGSVKLTDFGFCAQITPEQSKRSTMVGTPYWMAPEVVTRKAYGPKVDIWSLGIMAIEMVEGEPPYLNENPLRALYLIATNGTPELQNPEKLSPVFRDFLNRCLEMDVEKRGGGKELLQHPFLKLAKPLSSLTPLILAAKEAMKGNR; encoded by the exons ATGTGTGATAACGGAGACCCTGAGGATAAACCCCCAGCCCCTCCGGTCAGGATGAGCAGCACCATCTTCAGCACCGGCTCTAGCAAAGACTCGCTCTCAGCCAACCACAGCTCTAAACCTCTGCCGTCTGTGCCCGAGGAGAGAAAACCTCGCAATAAGATCATCTCAATCTTCTCTGGGGCTGAaaaag GTGGTCGAAAGAAAGATCGAGACAAAGAACGACCGGAGATCTCACCACCTTCAGATTTTGAACACACCATACATGTTGGTTTCGATGCTGTCACGGGGGAGTTTACT GGTATGCCAGAGCAATGGGCTCGACTGCTCCAGACCTCAAACATCACCAAgtcagagcagaagaaaaaccCACAGGCTGTGCTCGACGTCCTCAAGTTCTACGACTCCACGGGCAACGGACGCCAGAAGTACCTCAGCTTCTCATCTTCTG AAAAAGACGCTTTCACCCCCGGGCCACAGTCG CCTGTCAAAAAAGGCACCGAACCCTCTTCTCCAAATATCAAAGccattgatgatgatgacgatgatgaagcTCCCCCTCCTGTTGTGGCACCGAGGCCAGAACATACAAAGAGT GTGTATACTCGCTCCGTTATTGACCCCATCCCCGCTCCGAGCACGTGTGTGGACGGAGATGTCGCCTCCAaggctgctgacagacagaaaaagaagggCAAGATGTCTGATGAGGAGATCATGGACAAACTGA GAACCATTGTCAGCATTGGAGATCCCAAGAAGAAGTACACCAGATATGAAAAAATTGGTCAGGG GGCATCTGGAACAGTATTCACAGCCATCGATGTTGCCACAGGACAAGAG GTCGCCATTAAACAGATCAACCTACAAAAGCAGCCGAAGAAGGAGCTGATCATCAATGAAATTCTAGTGATGAAGGAGCTGAAGAACCCCAATATTGTCAACTTTTTAGACAG tTTCCTGATGGGGGAGGAGCTGTTTGTAGTGATGGAGTATCTGGCCGGTGGCTCGCTGACAGATGTGGTTACAGAGACCTGCATGGACGAGGCCCAGATAGCTGCTGTCTGCAGAGAG TGTTTACAAGCATTGGAGTTCCTGCACGCGAACCAGGTCATTCACAGAGACATCAAAAGTGACAATGTGTTGCTTGGAATGGACGGCTCCGTCAAGCTGA CCGATTTTGGCTTCTGTGCCCAGATCACTCCAGAGCAGAGTAAACGCAGCACCATGGTAGGCACGCCTTACTGGATGGCTCCTGAGGTGGTGACCAGAAAGGCTTATGGGCCTAAAGTAGACATTTGGTCACTGGGTATTATGGCCATCGAGATGGTTGAAGGAGAGCCTCCCTACCTGAACGAGAACCCACTACGA GCGTTATACCTGATTGCCACAAACGGCACACCCGAGCTTCAGAACCCTGAGAAGCTGTCTCCGGTCTTCAGAGATTTCCTCAACCGTTGCTTGGAAATGGACGTCGAGAAACGAGGCGGAGgcaaagagctgctgcag CATCCGTTCCTGAAGCTGGCAAAGCCCCTCTCCAGTCTCACACCTCTCATCCTGGCAGCCAAGGAGGCCATGAAGGGCAACCGTTAG
- the cep19 gene encoding centrosomal protein of 19 kDa, translating to MSFEAKRCGVQFSPPSVVLIYEDKETKRVRKRIIPVRNFSKYSDHSMAAERLKNHPRHRDYLEGVSQSQLEKLHIILRDHMQGLSLEESLTSFRLDPDEDLNKLDDEKLARKKGQMDEMFERNRRRKDDPDFVYNVEKDFTKTTQEKCSWDEESDDGF from the exons atgAGTTTCGAGGCAAAACGATGTGGAGTGCAGTTCAGTCCTCCCTCTGTAGTGTTAATTTATGAAGACAAGGAAACCAAAAGGGTCCGAAAAAGAATAATACCTGTGAGGAACTTCTCCAAATATTCTG ACCACAGCATGGCCGCTGAAAGGCTGAAGAACCACCCTCGTCACAGGGACTACCTGGAGGGTGTGTCCCAGAGCCAGCTGGAGAAGCTTCACATCATCCTGCGAGATCACATGCAGGGCTTGAGCTTGGAGGAAAGCCTGACCTCATTCCGCCTGGACCCTGATGAAGACCTGAACAAACTAGACGATGAGAAGCTGGCTCGCAAGAAGGGCCAAATGGACGAAATGTTTGAGAGAAACCGGAGGCGCAAAGACGATCCCGACTTTGTTTACAACGTGGAGAAGGATTTCACCAAGACGACTCAGGAAAAGTGCAGCTGGGATGAGGAGTCCGATGATGGATTTTAA
- the pigx gene encoding phosphatidylinositol-glycan biosynthesis class X protein — MYFVLFSVLAFLSRCHCLTEKVEKNDNHCGLLKQLLESTSLAVEINKKGLHREVVTTVELSPGELSGVRALLLHRWPRGVFVDPYQLASLRDQSDWQILVDSAIDLEVPAHKASGFVTYVYPTPDGPAPRLLKVTIPIHGRYHEPSFDGKTQTSVDIEPPELLLRTEKCTQLRALEPHTVVDAPCTPDNSSICSWVKLQHQQDQGPVSLQFPVGDGSLVMPVCGGTLLVTMICCAELSKYMWKHQII; from the exons atgtattttgtactgttttctgttctggcTTTTCTATCGAGATGTCATTGTTTGACCGAGAAAG TTGAAAAGAATGATAACCACTGTGGTCTCTTGAAGCAGCTGCTCGAATCCACATCACTTGCAGTGGAAATCAACAAGAAGGGTCTTCACAG GGAGGTGGTCACCACGGTGGAGCTCAGCCCTGGTGAGCTCAGTGGTGTCAGAGCTTTGCTGCTTCATAGATGGCCCAGAGGTGTCTTCGTCGATCCGTACCAACTCGCGTCTCTGAGGGATCAAAGTGACTGGCAG ATATTAGTAGATTCAGCCATTGACCTCGAGGTGCCTGCTCACAAGGCCTCAGGATTTGTCACCTATGTGTATCCTACTCCTGATGGACCAGCTCCAAGGCTGCTGAAAGTAACTATTCCCATACATGGTCGCTACCATGAGCCTTCTTTTGATGGGAAAACGCAGACATCAGTTGACATAGAGcctccagagctgctgctgcggactgaaaaat GTACACAGCTCAGAGCCTTAGAGCCTCATACTGTCGTCGACGCCCCCTGTACTCCTGACAATTCAAGCATATGTTCATGGGTTAAACTCCAGCATCAGCAG GATCAAGGCCCAGTGAGTTTACAGTTTCCAGTTGGTGACGGGTCTCTGGTGATGCCTGTCTGTGGTGGAACTCTTCTAGTCACGATGATCTGCTGTGCAGAGCTGTCAAAGTACATGTGGAAACATCAAATCATTTAA